In Mongoliitalea daihaiensis, one DNA window encodes the following:
- a CDS encoding trans-sulfuration enzyme family protein — MKFGTKTIHAGVEPDPSTGAIMTPIFQTSTYVQRSLGDHQGYEYSRTHNPTRTALQNNLAALENGKYGLCFSSGLGAIDAIIKLLNPGDEVISTSDLYGGSYRIFTKVFQRYGIKFHFVSMDNPESMEAYINENTKLIWAETPTNPMMNIVDVAKIASIAKKHGVLLAVDNTFATPFLQNPLDLGADIVMHSVTKYLAGHSDVVMGAIIVNDDALAEKLAFIQNACGAIPGPQDCFLVLRGIKTLHIRMERHCQNGKTIAAFLRTHPMVEKVFWPGFEDHPNHTVAKSQMRDFGGMISFIIKGNRIEDAKIVLENLHYFALAESLGGVESLSGHPASMTHGSIPKEEREKVGLTDSLIRLSVGIEDADDLKEDLRQALAKLS; from the coding sequence ATGAAATTCGGAACAAAAACTATCCATGCTGGTGTAGAGCCGGATCCAAGTACTGGGGCCATTATGACTCCCATTTTCCAAACATCTACCTATGTACAGCGTTCACTGGGCGATCATCAGGGTTATGAGTATTCTCGTACTCACAATCCAACCCGCACAGCCCTTCAAAATAATCTGGCTGCTTTGGAAAATGGAAAATATGGCTTATGTTTTTCTTCTGGATTGGGGGCTATTGATGCGATTATCAAACTTCTGAATCCTGGTGATGAAGTCATTTCTACCAGTGATTTGTATGGGGGCTCTTATCGGATCTTTACCAAAGTTTTTCAGCGCTATGGAATAAAATTCCACTTTGTCTCTATGGATAATCCGGAATCTATGGAGGCATATATCAACGAAAACACGAAATTGATTTGGGCAGAAACCCCGACCAATCCCATGATGAATATTGTGGATGTCGCTAAAATTGCTTCGATCGCTAAAAAGCATGGAGTACTTTTAGCTGTGGATAATACTTTTGCTACTCCTTTCCTACAAAATCCATTAGACTTAGGTGCTGATATTGTCATGCATTCGGTGACGAAGTATTTGGCTGGACATTCTGATGTGGTGATGGGAGCTATCATCGTCAATGATGATGCATTGGCTGAAAAGCTAGCTTTTATCCAAAATGCATGCGGTGCTATTCCAGGACCACAAGATTGTTTTTTGGTACTCAGAGGGATCAAAACGTTGCATATCAGGATGGAACGACATTGCCAAAATGGGAAGACTATAGCAGCTTTTTTACGCACACACCCTATGGTTGAAAAGGTATTTTGGCCAGGTTTCGAAGATCATCCCAATCATACAGTAGCCAAATCCCAAATGAGAGATTTTGGAGGAATGATTTCTTTTATCATCAAAGGAAACCGTATCGAGGACGCTAAGATAGTCCTTGAGAACTTACATTATTTTGCCTTGGCAGAATCTTTGGGAGGTGTAGAGTCACTATCGGGACACCCAGCTTCCATGACCCATGGCTCTATACCCAAAGAAGAACGAGAAAAAGTTGGTTTGACTGATTCCCTCATTCGCTTAAGCGTAGGAATTGAAGATGCTGATGACTTGAAAGAAGACCTCAGACAAGCACTTGCGAAGCTTTCTTAA
- a CDS encoding TVP38/TMEM64 family protein: MTKMTGIIKEFKTGIQKNLFLGLAVLWVSVMPSIGTLTATPVMLTHVDFIRQFPWSSPLSMLTTCLILVCVMGIALLPTTMVAVFSGFLFGWQMFPWLILSYASASLIGYAWGKFVTKDGLNFLINRYPKVSVLLESHAQNLPQLIFFIRISPVIPFALSNLLFAFLKTGWKKLLVWGTLGMFPRTLLAFYTGTLANDLYDALYEEDSLSKWLLFLVFLGISTFGIWKIFTSRKQKQSNSSQV, translated from the coding sequence ATGACAAAAATGACAGGCATTATCAAGGAATTTAAAACTGGGATTCAGAAGAATTTATTTTTGGGTTTGGCTGTCTTATGGGTAAGTGTAATGCCTAGCATTGGAACATTGACAGCGACTCCAGTGATGCTAACTCATGTGGATTTCATCCGTCAGTTTCCTTGGAGTAGTCCACTTTCTATGTTGACTACTTGCTTGATTTTAGTATGTGTGATGGGTATTGCCTTGCTCCCTACTACTATGGTGGCTGTATTTTCAGGTTTTTTATTTGGTTGGCAAATGTTTCCTTGGTTGATCCTTTCCTATGCATCCGCCTCTTTAATCGGGTACGCTTGGGGTAAATTTGTAACAAAAGATGGCTTGAATTTTCTCATCAATCGCTATCCAAAAGTATCTGTCCTCCTCGAGTCTCATGCTCAAAATCTCCCTCAATTGATCTTCTTCATTCGGATTAGCCCCGTGATCCCCTTTGCTTTATCCAATCTCTTGTTTGCTTTTCTCAAAACAGGTTGGAAAAAGCTTTTGGTATGGGGAACATTGGGTATGTTCCCTAGAACCTTGTTGGCTTTTTATACCGGCACTCTAGCAAATGACCTATATGATGCGCTATATGAAGAAGATTCCCTCTCTAAATGGCTGCTATTTTTAGTTTTTTTGGGCATCAGCACCTTTGGAATTTGGAAGATTTTTACCTCTCGCAAACAAAAACAAAGCAATTCATCTCAGGTGTGA
- the porU2 gene encoding putative type IX secretion system sortase PorU2 — MNKAYLIGFLLNLVLMQVAFGQSDWIDFSKTYYKIPTSQDGIHRINFAALASAGINPSIINPNHIRMYFRGEEVAIHVEGAQDGSFDANDYIDFFGRRNDGTLDAKLYKDPSHVGNIAYNTHNDTTAFYLAVTPGVNGRRMAQRAAPAPTAPTLQTYQDEYFEVFAAQYNLGRVYNPGVRIAEFEEGQGWMSPPITRTVPLNLNLTDLGPIPENGRAVLEIGLTGRSDTPHVSVISVGPTLGNLRQVGRFEYADFQAIHRSIEINAGDFDRNGVLRVQIASQGPQGVDNVSIAYLRLTYPKTVVGGERDKQFVITEPGVSAIEFPQILGNYQAYDVTDPLNPERVAIVKEGQLMRFQAQSSNSSSKILLQNNLEIIPVGSMVPTRFRDFLSRSADFILLTHRSLRRPTRTYADPVVAYAAHRASPAGGSYDTLIVNIDELYDQFTFGEKTPLAIYKFLQEYYPIHKPEHLLLVGRSVGIFATAREGNTNFFYRQRPSIFNFQDMIPPAGYPYADNNFSMGLNPEDPYVGEVAIGRLPVRNSQQVADYLDKIKEKDALGHQAEWLKEIVHLSGGISAFELQRFFNFLNGFKDIAQGKFLGGNVTTYRKRSNSTIELIDISGDVNKGVNLITFFGHGAPTVIDIEIGFASDPTIGYKNQGKYPILLLNGCDAGNAFGNAYTFGEDWIVTPQKGASNFLAHASLGVDVFLRRYSEAFYTKAFADSTMIHRPIGVVKRETERLFYRQFGTSAVNRSHGEQLVMLGDPAVRMFPANKADYAVQESEVFLGAFEGDVFNALSDSLELKFVLRNLGIVNTDSVNFKVSRRLPDGTDISYPLKKVAGVFRKDTISFAVPNTGLAAFGENNFTIEINTDRVIPEMTFMNNSVTVTRFIPLSGTIHLLPSAFGIVNEREVELIAQIPGKSIEQRTVVVQIDTSPNFNSSSRRENRITTSNILQWKLDLFQNIQARDSVTFYWRSRFLQPQEGESEDWTSSSFSFIRNGPEGWTQREVAEIQTNILDNIAFDSNQRRWDYQTNTLDIGVFTFGNQADSLTFRNTQFYLDGVPYILDNINNANSRLCPDGSLGLVAFEQKSLTPYLVIPVPGFDILDGRSCGRVPQVIQSIRNAQISNPGQTFLIDYINGLREGDFVVIFSVGNVNYEQWPDAAFQSLRQVGANEAVLRNLKNGDPYILYGQKGMRTGEAVEIVAQRGIELETNEQIIEFETSVKGYITSGSIITPRIGPASDWKLFFNRVNKREWFNNDFAHFDVIGVRPSGEEQVLLTNVNESLADLTGINPSLYPFLRLRYSMDDPASTAPAQLNKWQVNYTGVPEGVLIFKNRDEQLTLQEGLETSLNFEFINISKYDFLDSIQVDWKITNNTQRTVQNFSRKFPALAAGERIEFAIPFNSIGRGGENEIEVFANPRILMEQTFRNNLIDLGNYITVIPDNTTAILDVSFDGVYIMDGDIVSPTVMITTLLKNETSLLLKRDTVGIELFLRKQCEGCQFGRINFSDPRVFWTEATENSGFRIEMRPGPLEDGIYTLRVVTDDLGVEKPYEINFEVINEATISNFYPYPNPFSTSVRFVFTVTGNEVPDQIKIQIMTVTGRVVREILQDELGAIRIGNNITEYAWDGRDEFGDQLANGVYIYRVLVRKNGAFVELRNTAGDKAFRQGYGKMYLLR, encoded by the coding sequence ATGAATAAAGCATACTTGATAGGGTTTTTGTTGAATTTGGTCTTGATGCAGGTTGCATTTGGACAAAGTGATTGGATTGATTTTTCCAAAACATACTATAAAATTCCAACCTCTCAAGATGGAATCCATAGAATCAACTTTGCTGCCTTAGCATCAGCAGGAATTAATCCGTCTATCATCAATCCCAACCATATCCGCATGTACTTCAGAGGAGAGGAAGTGGCGATTCATGTGGAAGGTGCACAGGACGGGTCTTTTGATGCCAATGATTACATTGACTTTTTTGGAAGAAGAAATGATGGGACTCTAGATGCTAAATTATATAAAGACCCTAGCCATGTAGGCAATATAGCATACAATACGCACAATGATACGACTGCCTTTTACCTAGCAGTAACACCAGGAGTCAATGGTCGTAGAATGGCTCAACGGGCAGCACCTGCACCTACTGCACCTACTCTTCAGACTTATCAAGATGAGTATTTCGAGGTTTTTGCTGCTCAGTACAACTTAGGTAGAGTTTACAATCCAGGTGTGCGTATAGCCGAATTTGAGGAAGGCCAGGGTTGGATGAGCCCTCCGATTACCCGAACAGTACCATTAAACTTGAATTTAACTGATCTGGGTCCGATACCAGAAAATGGAAGAGCAGTTTTAGAAATAGGTCTAACGGGAAGGTCCGACACACCTCATGTCTCAGTCATTAGCGTAGGTCCCACCTTAGGGAATCTTAGACAGGTGGGCAGATTTGAATACGCAGACTTTCAAGCGATTCATCGGAGTATAGAAATTAATGCAGGCGACTTTGATCGCAATGGGGTTTTGAGAGTTCAGATTGCTAGCCAAGGTCCTCAAGGGGTAGACAATGTATCCATAGCATACCTTAGGCTAACCTATCCCAAAACTGTCGTAGGAGGAGAACGGGACAAACAATTTGTGATTACAGAACCCGGGGTTTCAGCTATAGAGTTTCCCCAAATCCTCGGTAATTATCAAGCCTATGATGTGACAGATCCCTTAAATCCTGAGCGTGTTGCTATTGTCAAGGAGGGGCAGTTGATGCGTTTTCAAGCGCAATCTAGTAATAGTTCAAGCAAAATCTTGCTGCAAAACAACCTGGAAATTATTCCAGTTGGATCGATGGTTCCTACAAGGTTCCGGGACTTCTTATCTAGAAGTGCAGACTTCATTTTGCTTACCCATCGTTCTTTAAGAAGACCTACCCGAACCTATGCGGATCCAGTGGTGGCATATGCAGCCCATAGAGCTTCCCCAGCTGGCGGTAGTTATGATACACTGATTGTCAACATTGATGAGCTATATGACCAGTTTACATTTGGAGAGAAAACCCCTTTGGCCATCTATAAATTCCTTCAGGAATATTATCCTATTCATAAACCCGAACATCTACTCTTAGTAGGGCGCTCTGTAGGGATTTTCGCAACTGCCAGAGAAGGCAATACCAACTTTTTTTATAGGCAGCGTCCGTCCATTTTCAATTTTCAGGATATGATTCCGCCGGCAGGTTACCCTTATGCGGATAATAATTTCTCCATGGGATTGAATCCAGAAGATCCTTACGTGGGGGAAGTTGCTATTGGACGATTACCTGTTAGGAATTCCCAACAGGTAGCGGATTACCTAGACAAGATTAAAGAAAAAGATGCTTTGGGCCATCAAGCGGAGTGGTTGAAAGAAATTGTACACTTAAGTGGAGGAATCAGTGCTTTTGAACTTCAACGTTTTTTTAATTTCCTCAATGGGTTCAAAGATATAGCTCAAGGCAAATTCTTGGGCGGAAATGTAACAACCTACCGGAAACGATCTAATTCTACCATTGAGCTTATAGATATATCTGGGGATGTCAACAAAGGAGTTAACTTAATTACTTTTTTTGGGCATGGAGCACCTACCGTGATTGATATTGAAATCGGGTTTGCATCAGACCCAACAATTGGTTATAAAAATCAAGGAAAGTATCCTATTTTACTTCTAAATGGATGTGATGCAGGGAATGCTTTTGGCAATGCTTACACTTTTGGGGAAGATTGGATTGTGACTCCACAAAAGGGAGCTTCCAATTTCTTGGCACATGCCAGTTTGGGAGTGGATGTTTTCCTCCGAAGATATTCAGAAGCTTTTTATACCAAAGCATTTGCAGATTCTACAATGATTCATCGCCCTATAGGTGTAGTCAAGCGTGAAACAGAACGCTTATTTTACAGACAATTTGGCACCTCTGCTGTGAACCGCTCCCACGGAGAGCAGTTGGTGATGTTGGGGGATCCGGCCGTGCGCATGTTTCCAGCAAACAAAGCGGATTACGCTGTGCAGGAGTCTGAAGTCTTTTTAGGGGCGTTTGAAGGTGATGTCTTCAATGCTTTATCAGATTCTTTGGAGTTAAAGTTTGTGCTCCGAAATCTCGGTATTGTAAACACTGACTCAGTAAACTTCAAAGTCTCCAGAAGATTGCCGGATGGCACGGATATTTCCTATCCTTTAAAGAAAGTAGCAGGGGTTTTTCGAAAAGATACGATCAGTTTTGCCGTACCAAATACAGGGCTTGCAGCTTTTGGAGAGAATAATTTCACCATCGAAATCAATACGGATCGAGTCATTCCTGAAATGACTTTCATGAATAATTCGGTGACCGTAACTAGATTCATTCCTTTAAGTGGCACAATTCATCTGTTGCCAAGTGCCTTTGGAATTGTAAATGAACGGGAAGTTGAATTGATTGCCCAAATTCCAGGGAAATCAATTGAGCAACGTACAGTAGTGGTACAGATAGATACATCACCAAATTTCAACAGCTCTTCACGAAGAGAAAATAGAATTACTACCTCTAATATCTTGCAGTGGAAATTGGATTTATTTCAAAATATTCAAGCAAGAGATTCAGTTACTTTCTATTGGAGGAGCCGATTTTTACAACCTCAAGAAGGCGAAAGTGAAGATTGGACCAGTAGTAGTTTCTCCTTTATTCGTAATGGTCCCGAAGGGTGGACACAACGGGAAGTTGCCGAAATACAGACCAATATATTAGATAATATTGCTTTTGATTCCAACCAACGCAGATGGGATTACCAAACCAATACCTTGGATATAGGGGTGTTTACCTTTGGTAATCAGGCTGATTCATTGACATTTCGTAACACCCAATTTTATTTGGATGGGGTGCCGTACATTTTGGATAATATAAATAATGCCAATTCCCGTCTATGTCCAGATGGTTCTTTGGGATTAGTAGCATTTGAGCAAAAATCATTGACGCCCTACTTAGTAATTCCTGTACCTGGTTTTGATATCCTGGATGGTAGAAGTTGTGGCAGGGTGCCTCAGGTAATACAAAGTATCCGCAATGCTCAGATAAGTAATCCCGGTCAGACATTTTTAATTGATTATATCAATGGCCTAAGAGAGGGGGATTTTGTGGTAATCTTCTCAGTAGGAAATGTGAACTACGAACAGTGGCCCGATGCAGCCTTTCAAAGCTTGCGTCAGGTGGGGGCAAATGAAGCGGTTTTAAGAAATCTAAAAAATGGCGATCCATATATTCTTTATGGACAGAAAGGAATGAGAACAGGGGAGGCTGTAGAAATCGTCGCCCAAAGAGGTATCGAATTGGAGACCAATGAACAAATTATCGAATTTGAAACCTCTGTAAAAGGATACATCACGTCAGGCTCTATCATCACACCTAGAATTGGCCCTGCTTCGGATTGGAAGCTCTTCTTTAATCGCGTCAATAAAAGGGAATGGTTTAATAATGATTTTGCGCATTTTGATGTGATTGGTGTCAGGCCTTCTGGTGAAGAGCAAGTACTATTAACTAATGTCAATGAAAGCTTGGCAGACTTGACTGGTATTAATCCATCCTTGTATCCATTCCTCAGGTTGCGCTATTCCATGGATGATCCAGCTTCGACAGCTCCCGCTCAGCTGAATAAATGGCAGGTAAATTACACAGGCGTACCCGAAGGTGTGTTGATTTTCAAGAACAGAGATGAGCAATTGACACTTCAAGAAGGTTTAGAAACTTCCTTGAATTTTGAGTTTATCAATATCTCAAAGTATGACTTTCTAGACTCCATTCAGGTGGACTGGAAGATTACCAACAACACTCAGCGCACAGTCCAGAATTTCAGCAGAAAATTCCCTGCCTTAGCAGCAGGTGAGCGCATAGAGTTTGCAATCCCGTTTAATTCGATTGGGAGAGGAGGCGAAAATGAAATTGAAGTATTTGCCAATCCACGTATCCTGATGGAGCAGACCTTCAGAAACAATTTGATTGATTTGGGCAATTATATCACGGTAATCCCTGATAATACGACTGCCATTTTGGATGTAAGTTTCGATGGGGTGTATATTATGGATGGAGATATTGTTTCTCCAACAGTAATGATCACTACCTTGCTGAAAAATGAAACCAGCCTGCTGCTCAAACGTGATACTGTTGGTATTGAATTGTTTTTGAGAAAGCAATGTGAAGGATGTCAATTTGGGAGGATTAATTTTTCTGATCCTCGTGTATTCTGGACAGAAGCTACCGAAAACTCGGGTTTTAGAATAGAGATGCGTCCTGGACCTTTGGAAGATGGAATTTATACCCTGCGTGTAGTAACAGATGATCTTGGAGTAGAAAAGCCTTACGAAATCAACTTTGAGGTCATCAATGAGGCAACTATTTCAAACTTTTACCCATATCCCAATCCTTTTAGTACAAGTGTACGCTTTGTGTTTACCGTCACGGGTAATGAGGTCCCTGACCAGATAAAAATTCAAATCATGACCGTAACAGGCCGGGTGGTTCGGGAGATTTTACAGGATGAATTAGGAGCCATTCGAATTGGAAACAATATTACGGAGTATGCTTGGGATGGGAGAGATGAGTTTGGAGATCAACTAGCAAATGGTGTGTACATTTACCGTGTTTTGGTTCGTAAGAATGGGGCATTTGTAGAGTTGAGAAATACAGCGGGAGATAAAGCCTTTAGACAGGGGTATGGGAAAATGTATCTCTTGCGTTAG
- a CDS encoding putative type IX sorting system protein PorV2 gives MARLGLLLCYLFFLVCGGLYAQTIAPKYSNEFMNIGVGARALAMGGAQVSSVRDVTAAFWNPAGLLGIRNKHEFTLMHAEYFAGIAKFDYLGYSTSLDYDNQIAVSLIRFGVDDIPDTRFLYDANGALNYNNIQFFNAADYALLLSFAKDVSDEFKFGVNAKIIHRNVGRFAQAWGFGLDLGGIYLLDDWRFGVMLKDITSTFNAWFHNADMVRDIYAQTNNEIPVNSIELTLPRAIFSVTRDVQLTDDIGLQGVLDLDFTFDGRRNTVLRTSLVSFDPRLGFEVNYSNKFFLRGGGSNVQRIRDFDNTMFTSWKPSFGLGVFLSDKFFIDYALSDIGGISQTPYSHIVSVKVSLQELDARYRINKGWKN, from the coding sequence ATGGCCAGATTGGGGCTCCTATTATGTTATCTTTTCTTCCTAGTTTGTGGAGGACTCTATGCTCAAACGATTGCCCCCAAATATTCAAATGAATTTATGAATATTGGAGTTGGGGCGAGGGCATTGGCAATGGGTGGCGCTCAAGTGTCTTCTGTTCGGGATGTTACTGCTGCTTTTTGGAATCCTGCAGGTTTGCTTGGTATCCGAAATAAGCATGAGTTTACCTTGATGCATGCTGAATATTTTGCTGGGATAGCCAAGTTTGATTATTTAGGCTATAGTACGAGTCTGGATTATGACAATCAGATCGCAGTTTCTCTCATCAGATTCGGAGTAGATGACATCCCAGATACTCGGTTTTTGTATGATGCCAATGGAGCATTAAATTATAATAATATCCAGTTTTTTAATGCTGCCGACTATGCATTGTTGCTATCCTTTGCTAAGGATGTGAGTGATGAATTTAAGTTTGGAGTCAATGCGAAAATCATTCATCGAAATGTAGGCAGATTTGCTCAGGCGTGGGGCTTTGGATTGGATTTAGGGGGAATTTACTTGTTGGATGATTGGAGATTTGGAGTCATGTTGAAAGATATCACCAGTACTTTCAATGCCTGGTTTCATAATGCAGATATGGTCCGTGACATTTATGCTCAAACTAATAATGAAATTCCGGTCAATTCCATAGAACTTACCTTGCCTAGAGCTATCTTTTCTGTCACCCGCGATGTACAGCTTACAGATGATATAGGTCTGCAGGGGGTCTTGGATTTAGACTTTACATTTGATGGAAGAAGAAATACTGTTTTACGGACTAGTTTGGTTTCTTTCGATCCTCGCTTAGGTTTTGAGGTAAATTACAGTAATAAATTCTTCTTGCGCGGAGGAGGTAGTAATGTACAGCGTATCAGAGATTTTGATAATACCATGTTCACTTCTTGGAAGCCAAGTTTTGGATTGGGAGTATTTCTCAGTGATAAGTTTTTTATTGATTATGCCCTTTCCGATATTGGGGGTATTTCTCAGACACCGTATTCACATATTGTCTCAGTGAAAGTAAGTTTGCAGGAATTAGATGCTCGTTACAGAATAAACAAGGGGTGGAAAAATTAG
- a CDS encoding PadR family transcriptional regulator — protein sequence MNTISTQLRRRILELCILKIISRGEVYLSDMLEELKEAELISAEGTLYPLMYRFRKANLVLVRSENLDSGPTKKYYTLSAEGLVAIAQLEQTWLGLVNSVQMITSKQPTS from the coding sequence ATGAACACTATAAGCACCCAACTACGCAGGAGAATTCTGGAGCTCTGCATCTTGAAGATCATATCCAGAGGAGAAGTCTACCTCTCAGACATGCTCGAAGAATTAAAGGAAGCAGAATTAATCTCAGCAGAAGGTACCTTATACCCACTGATGTATCGATTCAGAAAAGCGAATTTGGTCCTCGTCCGCTCTGAAAACCTCGACTCTGGTCCTACCAAAAAGTATTACACGCTATCAGCGGAAGGATTAGTTGCAATAGCCCAACTTGAACAAACTTGGCTTGGACTGGTAAATTCTGTCCAAATGATCACCTCCAAACAACCAACATCATGA
- a CDS encoding PspC domain-containing protein has protein sequence MKKTISINISGILFHIEEDGYSTLKKYLDSINKYFSTYSDNQEIIADIENRIAEIFLSNLKNNKQVITEENINALIEKMGTIADFKAAESDVKADFSHNEGQEEQDFYKYITPPNSNTKGYKKLTRLENRKILGGVCAGIAHYLAIDALWIRLIAILLLFSGKLNFNPDWDFMPWNMKIGFSIGIWALLAYIVMWVMLPASYDEPEDKNIKKLYRNPDDRTLGGVASGVAAYFGIEVIWARLIFVALIFAGGSGLVIYIILWIITPQASSITERIQMKGGAITLDNIDYTIKENMNIGHAEEESPGKKVLLAPFRVLGKLINNLGTALGPIGLFILAIFRILFGTFVFLLGLAFIITPVSLLGVYFAILPEAMLNTGSVDVPIEWIIEMIPAWLAVAVAALIAIPGIIILLLAISVFVKRNIISSKYGLILLGLWIISLGVSVFQLPKVLKNFSTEITHQESSVIDPTGKILVLKGNDEFEKNAILESVTLQIKGGSQNDVSLIMEYKGRGKNIEDATLNAKAIQYEYLVQDSTITFPTHWNLSNLRQFRAQKLRMTLEVPYERAFIMHPSLTPIIRNTLYQNGYKIRDLSDDNYFVFNERGLLCLTCNSNGRLHSTDSISVANFKKQYPFIQLD, from the coding sequence ATGAAAAAGACCATCAGCATCAACATTAGCGGCATTCTCTTTCATATAGAAGAGGACGGTTATAGCACACTCAAAAAGTACTTAGACTCCATCAATAAATACTTTTCTACATATAGTGACAACCAAGAAATCATTGCCGATATAGAAAACCGCATTGCAGAAATCTTTTTATCTAACCTGAAAAATAACAAACAGGTAATCACAGAAGAAAACATCAATGCTTTGATTGAAAAAATGGGGACAATCGCCGATTTCAAAGCAGCCGAGTCTGATGTAAAAGCAGACTTTAGCCACAATGAAGGTCAGGAAGAGCAGGACTTTTATAAATACATCACTCCTCCTAACAGTAATACGAAAGGATATAAAAAACTTACACGTCTAGAAAATAGAAAAATCTTAGGTGGCGTTTGTGCAGGAATTGCTCATTACCTTGCCATTGATGCCCTTTGGATTCGATTGATTGCGATTTTATTGCTTTTTAGTGGTAAGCTCAATTTTAATCCAGATTGGGATTTTATGCCATGGAACATGAAAATTGGTTTTTCAATCGGTATTTGGGCTCTTTTGGCTTACATTGTCATGTGGGTAATGCTTCCCGCATCTTATGATGAACCTGAGGATAAAAATATCAAAAAACTATACAGAAATCCTGATGACAGAACACTCGGAGGAGTTGCTTCAGGAGTAGCTGCATATTTTGGTATTGAAGTGATTTGGGCTAGATTGATTTTTGTCGCTTTAATCTTTGCTGGTGGGTCAGGCCTAGTCATTTACATTATTTTATGGATCATCACTCCTCAAGCAAGTTCGATCACAGAGCGAATTCAAATGAAGGGTGGAGCCATCACTCTGGATAATATTGATTACACCATTAAAGAAAATATGAATATTGGCCATGCGGAAGAGGAAAGCCCTGGTAAAAAAGTCCTACTGGCACCATTCAGAGTGCTTGGTAAGCTCATTAATAATTTGGGAACAGCACTTGGACCTATCGGCCTGTTTATTTTAGCTATCTTCCGCATACTCTTTGGAACCTTTGTTTTCCTACTCGGCTTGGCGTTTATCATCACTCCTGTGAGCTTATTAGGCGTGTACTTTGCCATTTTACCAGAAGCCATGTTGAATACAGGCAGTGTCGATGTACCCATAGAATGGATCATAGAAATGATTCCTGCTTGGTTAGCTGTTGCGGTAGCTGCCTTAATTGCAATTCCTGGTATCATCATTCTTTTGTTAGCTATATCTGTTTTTGTCAAGCGAAATATCATCAGTTCAAAATATGGGCTTATTCTGCTTGGTTTATGGATCATATCTCTTGGAGTGAGTGTTTTTCAACTCCCAAAAGTGCTTAAAAACTTCAGTACAGAAATAACGCATCAAGAATCCTCCGTCATTGATCCCACTGGAAAAATCCTTGTTTTGAAAGGAAACGATGAGTTTGAAAAGAATGCAATACTGGAATCCGTTACCTTGCAAATTAAGGGGGGATCTCAAAATGATGTTTCCTTAATTATGGAATATAAAGGTCGAGGGAAAAATATCGAGGATGCTACATTGAATGCCAAGGCTATACAATACGAATACCTTGTGCAAGACTCCACCATTACCTTTCCTACACATTGGAACCTGAGTAACTTACGGCAATTTAGAGCACAAAAACTACGGATGACTTTGGAAGTGCCTTATGAAAGGGCCTTTATCATGCATCCCTCCCTTACGCCCATCATCCGCAATACTCTTTATCAAAACGGCTATAAAATCAGGGATCTTTCTGACGATAATTACTTCGTATTTAATGAAAGGGGACTCTTGTGCCTAACTTGTAACAGCAATGGGAGACTTCATTCCACAGATAGTATTTCGGTTGCCAACTTCAAAAAACAGTATCCATTTATACAGCTTGATTAA